The Anopheles merus strain MAF chromosome 2L, AmerM5.1, whole genome shotgun sequence genome has a segment encoding these proteins:
- the LOC121593379 gene encoding uncharacterized protein LOC121593379 isoform X1 produces the protein MLRRCTTNSRLLFFLVASLLLLTVPDGARGNGTGEPTGAVRTVMDLMEVMLNRDILDMLQNGGFDFRQPARIFLPPKFYSIVPYDQGHQSPDQILGGYGGSSHLAAPPAVTIASGGAAAGGKATQPEQPPSGASVVDKLARAEQGGGSRINLISYSDGKVTTGRGRGGHPAVTNKGSETLEKNVGTNVNGATNFPHSGNRKQTTPANDRQQRQQQQQQQQPSLTTSITDQTVSQNVGRTLPTSGRVGDGGGSSATDQLRSALPGEPDVDYPILGSVPATQFTCDNRHHGYYADVETRCQVFRVCANTDSTGRGFAFLCPNGTLFNQRHLVCDWYMNVRCEESESLYGVNEAIGRTDSGMGRMLMSGDRQDMMDVVMSMVTYPMRSLMELMNGVGVIEERVGEPEVQEREEIELPPTVEGEQYVTAPEMGLEPPFQQGRIQYSPQPVVNQYGGPAVNSFGAGVSLPVSAPNGAVGSNVYRPMLDNVYVSSLGTLSTDPDSGFDPQRSTLLTRTEGSVRTVSGVPQADSYGIVNQNQAGFSNPIATNVQLVRADLIKSWNDQQQRPVLPQQTPPLKLAPVPRISQQSYEIAKPPRQHQYQQPHPPTPSAIYRQGSILPPTGVLPPSTLTRTVLIGANNKHGDLPPAHRFAPVRQVLPIQRVTVVPENTYQQHQQQQQQQNQQHHQQQYHQQQQSHTRPTNFYHPVGIGSGSLLPHSSTSQPTSAAQRTVAQVQANLPYTIPVATQQGGPVVQYPYNHPPSHTAVQQVPSAASNRDGSYAAYQQQQQQQQQQLLQRRSDNVPAPVPTATNVVPRTRLQTSTVLQVVPALSFYLNDAEEKRAFDAAVRQGLFDERRRTGRAYTSYQVPLGSVGHLGALS, from the exons GCCGTCTGTTGTTCTTTCTTGTCGCTTCTCTGCTTTTGCTGACCGTACCGGATGGTGCTCGGGGCAATGGTACGGGCGAACCAACTGGAGCCGTCCGCACGGTAATGGATCTGATGGAGGTGATGCTGAATCGGGACATTCTGGATATGCTGCAAAACGGTGGCTTCGACTTCCGGCAGCCGGCTCGCATCTTCCTTCCGCCCAAGTTTTACTCCATCGTGCCGTACGACCAGGGCCACCAAAGCCCGGACCAGATACTGGGCGGGTACGGTGGCAGTAGCCACCTTGCCGCCCCACCCGCGGTGACAATTGCCAGTGGTGGTGCTGCCGCTGGTGGAAAAGCCACCCAACCCGAGCAGCCACCATCTGGTGCGTCCGTGGTCGATAAACTCGCCCGTGCCGAGCAGGGCGGTGGCAGCAGGATCAACTTGATTTCGTATTCCGATGGCAAAGTGACGACGGGCCGTGGCCGTGGTGGGCATCCTGCGGTGACCAATAAGGGAAGCGAAACATTAGAGAAAAATGTCGGTACAAATGTGAATGGGGCAACGAATTTCCCGCACAGTGGCAACAGGAAGCAAACGACGCCAGCAAACGACCGGCAGCAgaggcaacagcagcagcagcagcagcagccgtccCTAACGACCTCGATAACGGATCAAACGGTGTCACAAAACGTCGGCCGCACACTTCCGACATCCGGTCGGGTGGGGGACGGTGGTGGAAG CAGCGCGACGGATCAGCTACGTTCGGCCCTGCCCGGTGAACCGGATGTCGATTATCCGATATTGGGTAGCGTGCCGGCAACACAGTTCACCTGCGACAACCGTCATCATG GTTATTATGCCGACGTCGAGACACGGTGCCAAGTGTTCCGGGTGTGCGCGAACACCGATTCGACCGGGCGTGGCTTTGCGTTCCTCTGCCCCAATGGGACACTCTTCAATCAGCGCCATCTGGTGTGCGATTGGTACATGAACGTGCGGTGCGAGGAGAGCGAGAGCCTGTACGGTGTGAATGAAGCGATCGGTCGGACGGACAGCGGTATGGGCCGGATGTTGATGAGTGGAGATCGGCAGGATATGATGGATGTTGTGATGTCGATGGTTACCTACCCGATGCGTTCGCTGATGGAGCTGATGAACGGGGTCGGTGTGATCGAGGAGCGTGTGGGCGAGCCGGAGGTACAGGAGAGGGAGGAGATTGAACTACCACCGACTGTGGAGGGTGAGCAGTATGTGACGGCACCAGAAATGGGACTAGAACCACCGTTTCAACAAGGAAGAATACAATACAGTCCTCAACCGGTGGTGAATCAGTACGGCGGACCAGCGGTGAACAGCTTTGGAGCTGGTGTTAGTCTACCTGTTAGTGCTCCAAACGGCGCCGTTGGGTCGAATGTGTACCGACCCATGTTGGACAATGTTTATGTGTCAAGTCTTGGGACGCTTTCAACCGATCCTGATTCTGGGTTCGATCCGCAGCGCTCCACACTACTTACCAGAACGGAAGGATCAGTGAGAACCGTGTCCGGAGTGCCACAAGCAGATTCGTACGGGATTGTAAATCAG AACCAGGCCGGATTTTCCAATCCCATCGCAACGAACGTTCAATTGGTGCGAGCAGATCTGATCAAATCCTGgaacgaccagcagcagcgaccaGTCCTGCCGCAACAGACGCCTCCGCTCAAACTTGCACCTGTTCCACGAATTTCCCAGCAGTCCTACGAAATTGCAAAGCCTCCCCGCCAGCACCAGTATCAACAACCGCATCCACCGACACCGAGTGCCATCTATCGGCAAGGATCGATACTACCACCGACGGGCGTTTTGCCACCATCCACCCTAACACGCACCGTATTGATCGGGGCCAACAACAAGCACGGCGATCTGCCCCCGGCCCATCGGTTTGCTCCCGTACGGCAAGTGCTTCCGATCCAGCGGGTAACCGTTGTACCGGAAAATACGtaccagcagcatcagcagcagcagcagcagcagaaccagcagcaccatcagcaacaataccaccagcagcaacaaagtcacaCACGACCGACAAACTTTTACCACCCGGTTGGTATTGGCTCTGGTAGCCTTTTGCCTCACAGCTCTACCTCACAGCCTACTTCTGCTGCTCAACGAACAGTTGCTCAAGTACAAGCAAACTTACCCTATACGATCCCCGTGGCAACACAACAGGGTGGTCCTGTGGTACAGTACCCGTACAACCATCCTCCATCCCACACCGCGGTGCAACAAGTACCGTCCGCGGCAAGCAATCGGGACGGAAGTTACGCAGCttaccaacagcagcagcagcagcagcagcagcaactactACAGCGCCGCAGCGATAATGTACCGGCGCCGGTACCAACCGCGACCAATGTAGTTCCCCGAACGAGGCTTCAAACCAGCACGGTGCTGCAGGTAGTGCCCGCGCTAAGCTTTTACCTTAACGATGCCGAGGAAAAGCGAGCGTTCGATGCTGCCGTCCGGCAGGGACTGTTTGACGAGCGGAGGCGTACCGGTCGGGCCTACACGTCGTACCAGGTACCGCTGGGCAGTGTGGGACATCTTGGGGCGCTGTCGTAG
- the LOC121593379 gene encoding uncharacterized protein LOC121593379 isoform X2: MLRRCTTNSRLLFFLVASLLLLTVPDGARGNGTGEPTGAVRTVMDLMEVMLNRDILDMLQNGGFDFRQPARIFLPPKFYSIVPYDQGHQSPDQILGGYGGSSHLAAPPAVTIASGGAAAGGKATQPEQPPSGASVVDKLARAEQGGGSRINLISYSDGKVTTGRGRGGHPAVTNKGSETLEKNVGTNVNGATNFPHSGNRKQTTPANDRQQRQQQQQQQQPSLTTSITDQTVSQNVGRTLPTSGRVGDGGGSATDQLRSALPGEPDVDYPILGSVPATQFTCDNRHHGYYADVETRCQVFRVCANTDSTGRGFAFLCPNGTLFNQRHLVCDWYMNVRCEESESLYGVNEAIGRTDSGMGRMLMSGDRQDMMDVVMSMVTYPMRSLMELMNGVGVIEERVGEPEVQEREEIELPPTVEGEQYVTAPEMGLEPPFQQGRIQYSPQPVVNQYGGPAVNSFGAGVSLPVSAPNGAVGSNVYRPMLDNVYVSSLGTLSTDPDSGFDPQRSTLLTRTEGSVRTVSGVPQADSYGIVNQNQAGFSNPIATNVQLVRADLIKSWNDQQQRPVLPQQTPPLKLAPVPRISQQSYEIAKPPRQHQYQQPHPPTPSAIYRQGSILPPTGVLPPSTLTRTVLIGANNKHGDLPPAHRFAPVRQVLPIQRVTVVPENTYQQHQQQQQQQNQQHHQQQYHQQQQSHTRPTNFYHPVGIGSGSLLPHSSTSQPTSAAQRTVAQVQANLPYTIPVATQQGGPVVQYPYNHPPSHTAVQQVPSAASNRDGSYAAYQQQQQQQQQQLLQRRSDNVPAPVPTATNVVPRTRLQTSTVLQVVPALSFYLNDAEEKRAFDAAVRQGLFDERRRTGRAYTSYQVPLGSVGHLGALS, from the exons GCCGTCTGTTGTTCTTTCTTGTCGCTTCTCTGCTTTTGCTGACCGTACCGGATGGTGCTCGGGGCAATGGTACGGGCGAACCAACTGGAGCCGTCCGCACGGTAATGGATCTGATGGAGGTGATGCTGAATCGGGACATTCTGGATATGCTGCAAAACGGTGGCTTCGACTTCCGGCAGCCGGCTCGCATCTTCCTTCCGCCCAAGTTTTACTCCATCGTGCCGTACGACCAGGGCCACCAAAGCCCGGACCAGATACTGGGCGGGTACGGTGGCAGTAGCCACCTTGCCGCCCCACCCGCGGTGACAATTGCCAGTGGTGGTGCTGCCGCTGGTGGAAAAGCCACCCAACCCGAGCAGCCACCATCTGGTGCGTCCGTGGTCGATAAACTCGCCCGTGCCGAGCAGGGCGGTGGCAGCAGGATCAACTTGATTTCGTATTCCGATGGCAAAGTGACGACGGGCCGTGGCCGTGGTGGGCATCCTGCGGTGACCAATAAGGGAAGCGAAACATTAGAGAAAAATGTCGGTACAAATGTGAATGGGGCAACGAATTTCCCGCACAGTGGCAACAGGAAGCAAACGACGCCAGCAAACGACCGGCAGCAgaggcaacagcagcagcagcagcagcagccgtccCTAACGACCTCGATAACGGATCAAACGGTGTCACAAAACGTCGGCCGCACACTTCCGACATCCGGTCGGGTGGGGGACGGTGGTGGAAG CGCGACGGATCAGCTACGTTCGGCCCTGCCCGGTGAACCGGATGTCGATTATCCGATATTGGGTAGCGTGCCGGCAACACAGTTCACCTGCGACAACCGTCATCATG GTTATTATGCCGACGTCGAGACACGGTGCCAAGTGTTCCGGGTGTGCGCGAACACCGATTCGACCGGGCGTGGCTTTGCGTTCCTCTGCCCCAATGGGACACTCTTCAATCAGCGCCATCTGGTGTGCGATTGGTACATGAACGTGCGGTGCGAGGAGAGCGAGAGCCTGTACGGTGTGAATGAAGCGATCGGTCGGACGGACAGCGGTATGGGCCGGATGTTGATGAGTGGAGATCGGCAGGATATGATGGATGTTGTGATGTCGATGGTTACCTACCCGATGCGTTCGCTGATGGAGCTGATGAACGGGGTCGGTGTGATCGAGGAGCGTGTGGGCGAGCCGGAGGTACAGGAGAGGGAGGAGATTGAACTACCACCGACTGTGGAGGGTGAGCAGTATGTGACGGCACCAGAAATGGGACTAGAACCACCGTTTCAACAAGGAAGAATACAATACAGTCCTCAACCGGTGGTGAATCAGTACGGCGGACCAGCGGTGAACAGCTTTGGAGCTGGTGTTAGTCTACCTGTTAGTGCTCCAAACGGCGCCGTTGGGTCGAATGTGTACCGACCCATGTTGGACAATGTTTATGTGTCAAGTCTTGGGACGCTTTCAACCGATCCTGATTCTGGGTTCGATCCGCAGCGCTCCACACTACTTACCAGAACGGAAGGATCAGTGAGAACCGTGTCCGGAGTGCCACAAGCAGATTCGTACGGGATTGTAAATCAG AACCAGGCCGGATTTTCCAATCCCATCGCAACGAACGTTCAATTGGTGCGAGCAGATCTGATCAAATCCTGgaacgaccagcagcagcgaccaGTCCTGCCGCAACAGACGCCTCCGCTCAAACTTGCACCTGTTCCACGAATTTCCCAGCAGTCCTACGAAATTGCAAAGCCTCCCCGCCAGCACCAGTATCAACAACCGCATCCACCGACACCGAGTGCCATCTATCGGCAAGGATCGATACTACCACCGACGGGCGTTTTGCCACCATCCACCCTAACACGCACCGTATTGATCGGGGCCAACAACAAGCACGGCGATCTGCCCCCGGCCCATCGGTTTGCTCCCGTACGGCAAGTGCTTCCGATCCAGCGGGTAACCGTTGTACCGGAAAATACGtaccagcagcatcagcagcagcagcagcagcagaaccagcagcaccatcagcaacaataccaccagcagcaacaaagtcacaCACGACCGACAAACTTTTACCACCCGGTTGGTATTGGCTCTGGTAGCCTTTTGCCTCACAGCTCTACCTCACAGCCTACTTCTGCTGCTCAACGAACAGTTGCTCAAGTACAAGCAAACTTACCCTATACGATCCCCGTGGCAACACAACAGGGTGGTCCTGTGGTACAGTACCCGTACAACCATCCTCCATCCCACACCGCGGTGCAACAAGTACCGTCCGCGGCAAGCAATCGGGACGGAAGTTACGCAGCttaccaacagcagcagcagcagcagcagcagcaactactACAGCGCCGCAGCGATAATGTACCGGCGCCGGTACCAACCGCGACCAATGTAGTTCCCCGAACGAGGCTTCAAACCAGCACGGTGCTGCAGGTAGTGCCCGCGCTAAGCTTTTACCTTAACGATGCCGAGGAAAAGCGAGCGTTCGATGCTGCCGTCCGGCAGGGACTGTTTGACGAGCGGAGGCGTACCGGTCGGGCCTACACGTCGTACCAGGTACCGCTGGGCAGTGTGGGACATCTTGGGGCGCTGTCGTAG
- the LOC121593379 gene encoding uncharacterized protein LOC121593379 isoform X3, with protein sequence MDLMEVMLNRDILDMLQNGGFDFRQPARIFLPPKFYSIVPYDQGHQSPDQILGGYGGSSHLAAPPAVTIASGGAAAGGKATQPEQPPSGASVVDKLARAEQGGGSRINLISYSDGKVTTGRGRGGHPAVTNKGSETLEKNVGTNVNGATNFPHSGNRKQTTPANDRQQRQQQQQQQQPSLTTSITDQTVSQNVGRTLPTSGRVGDGGGSSATDQLRSALPGEPDVDYPILGSVPATQFTCDNRHHGYYADVETRCQVFRVCANTDSTGRGFAFLCPNGTLFNQRHLVCDWYMNVRCEESESLYGVNEAIGRTDSGMGRMLMSGDRQDMMDVVMSMVTYPMRSLMELMNGVGVIEERVGEPEVQEREEIELPPTVEGEQYVTAPEMGLEPPFQQGRIQYSPQPVVNQYGGPAVNSFGAGVSLPVSAPNGAVGSNVYRPMLDNVYVSSLGTLSTDPDSGFDPQRSTLLTRTEGSVRTVSGVPQADSYGIVNQNQAGFSNPIATNVQLVRADLIKSWNDQQQRPVLPQQTPPLKLAPVPRISQQSYEIAKPPRQHQYQQPHPPTPSAIYRQGSILPPTGVLPPSTLTRTVLIGANNKHGDLPPAHRFAPVRQVLPIQRVTVVPENTYQQHQQQQQQQNQQHHQQQYHQQQQSHTRPTNFYHPVGIGSGSLLPHSSTSQPTSAAQRTVAQVQANLPYTIPVATQQGGPVVQYPYNHPPSHTAVQQVPSAASNRDGSYAAYQQQQQQQQQQLLQRRSDNVPAPVPTATNVVPRTRLQTSTVLQVVPALSFYLNDAEEKRAFDAAVRQGLFDERRRTGRAYTSYQVPLGSVGHLGALS encoded by the exons ATGGATCTGATGGAGGTGATGCTGAATCGGGACATTCTGGATATGCTGCAAAACGGTGGCTTCGACTTCCGGCAGCCGGCTCGCATCTTCCTTCCGCCCAAGTTTTACTCCATCGTGCCGTACGACCAGGGCCACCAAAGCCCGGACCAGATACTGGGCGGGTACGGTGGCAGTAGCCACCTTGCCGCCCCACCCGCGGTGACAATTGCCAGTGGTGGTGCTGCCGCTGGTGGAAAAGCCACCCAACCCGAGCAGCCACCATCTGGTGCGTCCGTGGTCGATAAACTCGCCCGTGCCGAGCAGGGCGGTGGCAGCAGGATCAACTTGATTTCGTATTCCGATGGCAAAGTGACGACGGGCCGTGGCCGTGGTGGGCATCCTGCGGTGACCAATAAGGGAAGCGAAACATTAGAGAAAAATGTCGGTACAAATGTGAATGGGGCAACGAATTTCCCGCACAGTGGCAACAGGAAGCAAACGACGCCAGCAAACGACCGGCAGCAgaggcaacagcagcagcagcagcagcagccgtccCTAACGACCTCGATAACGGATCAAACGGTGTCACAAAACGTCGGCCGCACACTTCCGACATCCGGTCGGGTGGGGGACGGTGGTGGAAG CAGCGCGACGGATCAGCTACGTTCGGCCCTGCCCGGTGAACCGGATGTCGATTATCCGATATTGGGTAGCGTGCCGGCAACACAGTTCACCTGCGACAACCGTCATCATG GTTATTATGCCGACGTCGAGACACGGTGCCAAGTGTTCCGGGTGTGCGCGAACACCGATTCGACCGGGCGTGGCTTTGCGTTCCTCTGCCCCAATGGGACACTCTTCAATCAGCGCCATCTGGTGTGCGATTGGTACATGAACGTGCGGTGCGAGGAGAGCGAGAGCCTGTACGGTGTGAATGAAGCGATCGGTCGGACGGACAGCGGTATGGGCCGGATGTTGATGAGTGGAGATCGGCAGGATATGATGGATGTTGTGATGTCGATGGTTACCTACCCGATGCGTTCGCTGATGGAGCTGATGAACGGGGTCGGTGTGATCGAGGAGCGTGTGGGCGAGCCGGAGGTACAGGAGAGGGAGGAGATTGAACTACCACCGACTGTGGAGGGTGAGCAGTATGTGACGGCACCAGAAATGGGACTAGAACCACCGTTTCAACAAGGAAGAATACAATACAGTCCTCAACCGGTGGTGAATCAGTACGGCGGACCAGCGGTGAACAGCTTTGGAGCTGGTGTTAGTCTACCTGTTAGTGCTCCAAACGGCGCCGTTGGGTCGAATGTGTACCGACCCATGTTGGACAATGTTTATGTGTCAAGTCTTGGGACGCTTTCAACCGATCCTGATTCTGGGTTCGATCCGCAGCGCTCCACACTACTTACCAGAACGGAAGGATCAGTGAGAACCGTGTCCGGAGTGCCACAAGCAGATTCGTACGGGATTGTAAATCAG AACCAGGCCGGATTTTCCAATCCCATCGCAACGAACGTTCAATTGGTGCGAGCAGATCTGATCAAATCCTGgaacgaccagcagcagcgaccaGTCCTGCCGCAACAGACGCCTCCGCTCAAACTTGCACCTGTTCCACGAATTTCCCAGCAGTCCTACGAAATTGCAAAGCCTCCCCGCCAGCACCAGTATCAACAACCGCATCCACCGACACCGAGTGCCATCTATCGGCAAGGATCGATACTACCACCGACGGGCGTTTTGCCACCATCCACCCTAACACGCACCGTATTGATCGGGGCCAACAACAAGCACGGCGATCTGCCCCCGGCCCATCGGTTTGCTCCCGTACGGCAAGTGCTTCCGATCCAGCGGGTAACCGTTGTACCGGAAAATACGtaccagcagcatcagcagcagcagcagcagcagaaccagcagcaccatcagcaacaataccaccagcagcaacaaagtcacaCACGACCGACAAACTTTTACCACCCGGTTGGTATTGGCTCTGGTAGCCTTTTGCCTCACAGCTCTACCTCACAGCCTACTTCTGCTGCTCAACGAACAGTTGCTCAAGTACAAGCAAACTTACCCTATACGATCCCCGTGGCAACACAACAGGGTGGTCCTGTGGTACAGTACCCGTACAACCATCCTCCATCCCACACCGCGGTGCAACAAGTACCGTCCGCGGCAAGCAATCGGGACGGAAGTTACGCAGCttaccaacagcagcagcagcagcagcagcagcaactactACAGCGCCGCAGCGATAATGTACCGGCGCCGGTACCAACCGCGACCAATGTAGTTCCCCGAACGAGGCTTCAAACCAGCACGGTGCTGCAGGTAGTGCCCGCGCTAAGCTTTTACCTTAACGATGCCGAGGAAAAGCGAGCGTTCGATGCTGCCGTCCGGCAGGGACTGTTTGACGAGCGGAGGCGTACCGGTCGGGCCTACACGTCGTACCAGGTACCGCTGGGCAGTGTGGGACATCTTGGGGCGCTGTCGTAG
- the LOC121592675 gene encoding leucine-rich repeat and death domain-containing protein 1-like gives MLLLLLVASIAFISTHVRAVQLICPRHTEVCHLQDWNVASDGYAILDQLNGTTGMLNLNQLLTPILDGPMLRRLAPFSNLTVYRSDLETLHLTTDCTLQSISLHRTELSSMIFEDNAHLHALDIALAPLAAVPSTLAKLENLKQLVISVTHIAELDLTVFYPLKELLHLEFTQNQLARLVGAPPDERVASKVKKILIRLNPLTTVDLNLLAPFGELEFLDLSSNRIKSLAGSLRAHQLKHISLVSNALRKLTLCPWDVLGSVEWLELSFNRLQQIPACLHKLPNVTELLFDHNRLTHLPLESFADLAQLRELHLTFNQIATISFGSPLPDRLRQLELFHNCLCDFPMPSNLSTLLVDGVHAHGAGNGSVKLDCSHC, from the exons atgttgctgctgctgctagtcgCAAG CATTGCGTTTATTTCAACGCATGTTCGAGCGGTGCAGCTAATCTGCCCACGGCACACGGAGGTGTGCCACCTACAGGACTGGAACGTCGCATCCGACGGGTACGCCATACTCGACCAGCTGAACGGCACCACCGGCATGcttaatttaaatcaattgctcaccccgattctggacggaccAATGCTAAGAAGATTGGCACCCTTTAGCAATCTTACTGTATACCGCTCCGATCTGGAAACACTGCACCTGACCACGGATTGTACGCTGCAAAGCATCTCCCTGCACCGAACCGAACTCAGCAGCATGATATTCGAGGACAATGCGCACCTGCACGCGCTGGACATTGCCTTGGCACCACTAGCGGCGGTACCTTCCACGCTGGCCAAGCTGGAGAATCTGAAGCAGCTTGTAATAAGTGTCACTCACATCGCTGAGCTTGATTTAACCGTGTTCTACCCGCTGAAAGAGCTGCTCCATCTCGAGTTCACCCAGAACCAACTGGCCCGCTTGGTAGGAGCGCCCCCCGATGAACGCGTGGCATCGAaggtgaaaaaaatattaatacgCCTCAACCCGCTCACCACGGTCGATCTGAACCTGTTGGCACCCTTTGGCGAGCTGGAGTTTTTGGACCTTTCGAGCAACAGGATAAAAAGCCTCGCCGGCAGTTTACGCGCACACCAGCTCAAGCACATCTCGCTTGTGTCGAACGCGCTGCGCAAGCTAACCCTGTGCCCGTGGGATGTGCTGGGCAGTGTGGAATGGTTGGAGCTGTCCTTCAATCGGCTGCAGCAGATACCGGCCTGCCTGCACAAGCTGCCGAACGTGACGGAGCTGCTGTTCGATCACAACCGCCTAACACACCTGCCGCTGGAATCGTTCGCGGATCTTGCGCAGCTTCGCGAGCTACACTTGACGTTCAACCAAATAGCGACGATTTCGTTCGGATCTCCACTGCCCGACCGGTTGCGGCAGCTCGAACTGTTCCATAActgtttgtgtgattttccAATGCCAAGCAATCTGTCCACGCTACTGGTTGACGGCGTACATGCGCACGGTGCTGGTAATGGCAGTGTGAAGCTTGACTGTAGCCACTGTTGA